A segment of the Asinibacterium sp. OR53 genome:
GCAGCCAGTTCTTCAGTGGTTTTACGGTTGAGGGTATATATGATACCGCTTTTACCTTTATGATGACTGATGAACTTAACGATGCTCTTTACGGTCTGGTCCATTTTGATCTTGGGCAGTATCTCGTAATAGAGGTTGGGCCGGTTAAAAGAAGAAATGAAAATATTTGGATTGCGTAATCCCAGGTTCTTTACAATATCGCTCTGCACTTTGGGTGTAGCGGTAGCGGTAAGCGCTACCACCGGCACATTGGGATTGATGATGTCCATCATCTCCCGCAGGCGGCGGTATTCGGGCCTGAAATCATGGCCCCATTCCGAAATACAGTGCGCTTCATCTACTGCAAAAAAAGAAATATCGAGGTCGCTGAAATATTCCAGGTTCTCCTGTTTGGTGAGTGTTTCAGGAGCTACATACAATAATTTGGTCTTACCGTTGTCGAGGTCGTCTTTTACTTCCTTGATCTGGCCTTTATTGAGTGATGAATTGAGGAAATGCGCCACTTCATCTTTTTCACTGTAACCCCTCACCAGGTCAACCTGGTTTTTCATGAGGGCGATGAGGGGAGAAACAACAATGGCACATCCCGGCAAGAGCATGGCCGGCAGTTGGTAACATAAACTTTTGCCACCACCGGTGGGCATGATCACAAAAGTATCTTGTCCGGATAAGAGGCTGTTGATGGCTTCTTCCTGCTTTCCTTTGAATTCACGGAACCCGAAATATTGTTCAAGCCCGGCGTATATATCGAAGTTACCGGCAGTTTTTTTGGTAGCACCCCCGGTCTTTTTCACAGCAGCTTTGCTGGCTGCCTTGCCTGTAGTCTTCGCAGGGGTCTTTTTAGTACTTGTTGCCATTTATACAAACAATTTTGGTACCGATGGAACGGCACATCTTACAAATAGATAAGTTAGCTCATTTTACCGGAATTTTTATGCAAACTTTCCGCCAGGCGGGATATATCCGGTTAGGGAACGTTAAAAAGGACCGCGAAGTTAACGAAGTATAGGGGGATTATCCACTCTTTGCTGTTAAAGTTTACCTTTGCACGGCATGCATACATCGATTTATCAAACAGCGCTGAATACCATTGAGTTAGAAGCTCAATCGATTGCAGGACTCGCTGCTTTCATAGACCCTTCTTTTGAGCAGGCCGTAAAGGTTGTTCATGGGTCTAAAGGACGATTGGTAATCAGTGGTATTGGCAAAAGCGCCATTGTAGCCCAGAAGATCGTGGCCACCCTCAATTCAACGGGCACTCCTTCTCTCTTTATGCATGCGGCAGATGCCATCCATGGCGACCTGGGCATGGTGCAGCGTGATGATGTGGTGATGATCATCAGCAAGAGCGGAGAAAGCCCGGAGATCAAAGTGCTGGTACCACTTATTAAAAATTTTGGCAATGCATTGATCGGTATGGTGGGGAATACCGACAGTTTCCTGGCTACCCAGAGCGACCTGGTGCTGAATACAACTGTAAGTAAAGAGGCTTGTCCCAATAACCTGGCCCCCACCAGCAGCACTACGGCACAGATGGTCATGGGCGATGTGTTGGCGGTGTGTTTGATGGAACTGAATGGTTTCAGCGGCAAGGATTTTGCTAAATACCATCCGGGTGGCAACCTGGGCAAACGGATGTATTTGCGGGCGGCGGATCTCTATACACATAATGAACGACCACATGTGTTACCCACTGCCACATTGAAGGAAGTGATCGTGGAGATCACCGAAAAAAGGTTGGGTGTAACTGCAGTAACCGACGAACAGAACCGGGTAGTGGGCATTATTACTGATGGAGACCTGCGGCGTATGCTGGAAAAGAGCAACAACATACAGGATATAAAAGCGGCTGATATTTTATCAGTTCATCCCAAAACCATACCACCCGATATGCTGGCAGTGGATACGCTGGACGTATTGCGGAAATACGATATCAGTCAGTTGATCGTGGCCGAGGACGGAAAATACCTGGGTATATTGCACATACATGACCTGGTAAAAGAAGGCATTATTTAACTAAAGAACTCGTTGCATTCCTTTAATATTGCAACTTCTAATATAGGATTGAGATGAATAAAAGTCATTATGTAGCGATCATGGCGGGTGGTATCGGCAGTCGCTTCTGGCCTAAGAGCAGAACCAGTTATCCCAAGCAATTCCTCGATATTTTAAATACCGGCAAGACCCTCATCCAATGGACTTATGAGCGCTATGCCACTTTTATTCCGAAAGAGAATATTTTCATTGTTACCTCCGATGAATATACATCCATTGTAAAAAAGCAATTGCCAGCGCTGCCGGTAGAGAATATCCTTGCGGAGCCGAGCAGAAAAAATACAGCGCCTTGTATTGCTTATATCTCTTTCAAATTATTACAGAAAGATCCGGAAGCTTCTTTGATCGTGGCGCCGAGCGATCACCTCATACTGGACAATGAACGTTTTAAAGAAATTACCCTGCAGGCGCTCCACTTTGTGGGTCATATCAAATCATTGGTTACGCTGGGCATCAATCCTACTTATCCTAATACAGGGTATGGTTATATCCAGCACGATGCGTTGCCGGTTGCCGATGGTATTTATAAAGTAAAAACCTTCACCGAAAAACCCAATCTCGAACTGGCGAAAACCTTTTTGGCCAGCGGAGATTTTTTATGGAATGCCGGCATCTTTGTGTGGCGGGTAAAGAATGTGGTGAAAGCTTTTGAAATGTACCAGCCTGAGATGTATGAACTCTTCGATGGGGTGAAGGCTGACTACAATACCGCTCGCGAGAAAGCGGCGATGGACGGAATCTATCCTTTGTGTACGAATATTTCCATCGATGTGGCCATCATGGAAAAAGCAGATAATGTATATGTGATCCCTTCTTCTTTCGGCTGGAGCGACCTGGGCACATGGAACAGCGCTTATGATAACCTGGAAAAAGATTACCTGGGTAATGCTGTGGCAGGAGACAATGTAATTGTGATCGATGCTACCAAATGCATGATCTCGGCATCGCATGATAAGCTGTTGGTATTACAGGGGCTCGACGATTTCATTGTAGTGGATACCAAAGATGTATTGTTGGTGTGTAAAAAAGAAAAAGAACAGGCCATCAAAGAATATGTGGCTGAAGTAAAGCGCAACAAAGGCGAGAAGTACCTTTAAATTGGCGCAATCGTTTGCAATCACAGACGGGAGGTCAATTTGCTATATTAGCAGGTAGTATCAAAGTCCAACCGCAATATCATGACCACCAGGTTTACTGCCAGTAAACAGTTAGTGCTGTTTGTTGCTCTTTTTTTTGCCTGTGCCGTATCTGCACAACGAAAGCCCAATATCATCATCATTTATGCCGACGATGTAGGCTATGGCGATCTGAGTTGTTACGGCATGACGAGGATCCAAACGCCTCATATCGACCGGCTGGCTGCGGAAGGATTGAGATTCACCAATGCCCACAGCACTTCGGCTACCTGCACACCTTCACGTTATGGCATCCTTACCGGTAAATATCCCTGGCGGCAAAAAGGAACCGGCGTGGCTCCCGGCGATGCCTCGCTGATTATTCCCATGAATAAAGGAACCATGCCGCTGACTTTGCAGCAGGCAGGCTATCAAACGGCGGCCATTGGCAAATGGCACCTGGGTCTCGGTACCAATGGTACGATCGATTGGAATGGCGATATCAAACCAGGCCCCAATGAAGTAGGCTTTACTTATTCATTCATCATGCCCGCCACACTCGACAGGGTACCCTGCGTATATGTAGAGAACCATCGCGTGGTGAACCTCGATCCGGGCGATCCGATAGCAGTGAATTACCAACACAAGATCGGCAACGACCCTACTGGTAAGGAAAATCCCGAAATGCTTCGCATTAAGCCCGATCCACAGCAAGGGCATAACCAGACCATCATAGACAGCATCAGCAGGATTGGATGGATGAGCGGCGGTCACAGTGCACGTTGGAAAGATGAAGACATCGCCGGAACGATCACACAAAAGGCGATACAGTTCATCGGCAAAAACAAACAACAGCCTTTCTTTCTGTATTTTGCAACAGGCGATATTCATGTGCCGCGTTATCCGCACAGTATGTTCAGGGGTAAGAGTGGTATGGGATTGCGGGGAGATGCGATTTTGCAATTGGATTATACGGTTGGACAAATTGTGCATGCACTGGACAGCCTGCACCTGACCAACAATACCCTGATCATTTTCAGCAGTGATAACGGACCGGTGGTGAATGATGGTTATCTTGATGGGTCGGTAGAGCATTTGGGCGATCATCACCCCGGCGGTGCATTGCGCGGAGGCAAATACAGCATATTTGAAGCAGGCACAAGGGTGCCATTGATCGTGAAA
Coding sequences within it:
- a CDS encoding SIS domain-containing protein; amino-acid sequence: MHTSIYQTALNTIELEAQSIAGLAAFIDPSFEQAVKVVHGSKGRLVISGIGKSAIVAQKIVATLNSTGTPSLFMHAADAIHGDLGMVQRDDVVMIISKSGESPEIKVLVPLIKNFGNALIGMVGNTDSFLATQSDLVLNTTVSKEACPNNLAPTSSTTAQMVMGDVLAVCLMELNGFSGKDFAKYHPGGNLGKRMYLRAADLYTHNERPHVLPTATLKEVIVEITEKRLGVTAVTDEQNRVVGIITDGDLRRMLEKSNNIQDIKAADILSVHPKTIPPDMLAVDTLDVLRKYDISQLIVAEDGKYLGILHIHDLVKEGII
- a CDS encoding mannose-1-phosphate guanylyltransferase — encoded protein: MNKSHYVAIMAGGIGSRFWPKSRTSYPKQFLDILNTGKTLIQWTYERYATFIPKENIFIVTSDEYTSIVKKQLPALPVENILAEPSRKNTAPCIAYISFKLLQKDPEASLIVAPSDHLILDNERFKEITLQALHFVGHIKSLVTLGINPTYPNTGYGYIQHDALPVADGIYKVKTFTEKPNLELAKTFLASGDFLWNAGIFVWRVKNVVKAFEMYQPEMYELFDGVKADYNTAREKAAMDGIYPLCTNISIDVAIMEKADNVYVIPSSFGWSDLGTWNSAYDNLEKDYLGNAVAGDNVIVIDATKCMISASHDKLLVLQGLDDFIVVDTKDVLLVCKKEKEQAIKEYVAEVKRNKGEKYL
- a CDS encoding arylsulfatase, which codes for MTTRFTASKQLVLFVALFFACAVSAQRKPNIIIIYADDVGYGDLSCYGMTRIQTPHIDRLAAEGLRFTNAHSTSATCTPSRYGILTGKYPWRQKGTGVAPGDASLIIPMNKGTMPLTLQQAGYQTAAIGKWHLGLGTNGTIDWNGDIKPGPNEVGFTYSFIMPATLDRVPCVYVENHRVVNLDPGDPIAVNYQHKIGNDPTGKENPEMLRIKPDPQQGHNQTIIDSISRIGWMSGGHSARWKDEDIAGTITQKAIQFIGKNKQQPFFLYFATGDIHVPRYPHSMFRGKSGMGLRGDAILQLDYTVGQIVHALDSLHLTNNTLIIFSSDNGPVVNDGYLDGSVEHLGDHHPGGALRGGKYSIFEAGTRVPLIVKWPGQVKAGKTTNALFSQVDLYASLAKLAGHSLNNGDGPDSFERLRVLLGKRDEDRAFLIEDARGLSVTKGQWKYIVPNNGAAYDKAVNIELGNLPKPQLYNMQTDIREQYNVAEQHPEIVKELAALLDKVKADN